The Atlantibacter hermannii genomic interval GGTCAACGGTCATTTCGCCGGTCACTGCGCCGCCGGGATTCAGATTGAGTTTGGTTAGCGTACCGACTTCCAGCCCCTGATACATCAGCTTCGTTGAGTCAGCCTTGAGCCCTTCGCCGCTTGGTAGATCCAGTTTGATGATCACCCCACGCTGACTATGGGCCAGATCTTCATACAAACCGTATTCGTTCTCCTGCTCGGCAGGTTCCGAGCCTTCCGGCGAATCGAACGCGATGGCGCCATTGACCAGTGCCGCCAGGCTTTCAAGCTGCACCTGCGCGCCGCTCAGGCTGACATCGGCTTTTACGCCGGAGACGTTCCAGAAGCGGCTGCCTTTTTTCACCAGATGGGTGAAGCGCCGCTCGATAAGCACGTCGATGGTCACGCCTTCGGCGTTTTTATTGATGGTGTAATCGTAGACCCGGCCAACCGGGATTTTACGGAAATAGACAAGCGAGCCGCTGTTCAACGAGCCAAGATCAGGCGCTTTGAGGTGGATCATCAGGTCGCCGTTGTCGAGACGGTACTTGGGCTGGGTATCCAGCGCCGTAAAGTGATCCTGCGGTTCGCCTTTGCCGGGCATCATACCGATATAGTTACCGCCCACCAGCGCATCCAGCCCGGAAATCCCGGCCAGCGACGCTTTGGGTGTGACCAGCCAGAATTGGGTTTCGGTACGCAATGCATCCTTCAGATCGCTTTTAATGCTTACCGTGACGGCGATTTTATTCAGGTTTTCGCCGAGGCGGATGTCCTGTACCGTACCAACTTCGACGCCCTGATAACGCACGGGCGTTCGTCCGGCGACGATGCCGTCGGCGGAGACGAAGTCGATGGTCACGGTTGTGCCTCGCTCTTCGTAAGTGGTCCAGATAAGCCATCCGGCAATCAACATTGCAATGACCGGCAATAACCAGAATGGGGAAATGCGGCGTTTCGTTTTAATTCGCGCTTCAGTCGTCGAAGCGGGCGTTTCCTGACTCATGTGCGTCCCAAAGTAAGCGGCTGTCCAGCCATTCAACAGCAAGAATAGTCAATATTACTGCGGCGCCGAAATAAAACGCGGCAGGTCCCATCGTAAAAGCCAGTAACTGATCGCGATTGACCAGCGACATGGTAAGCGCAATCACAAACAAGTCCAGCATTGACCAGCGGCCAATCCAGGTGACAAAACGCAGCAGCAGAATGCGGGTGCGCAATCCCTGCTCGCATTTGAAATGAATGCTTATCAGCAGCGTCAGTAGCACCAGCACTTTCACGAACGGCACGACAATACTGGCAATAAACACCACGGCCGCCACGGCGATATTGCTGTTTGCCAGCGACACGATCCCCGAGAGGATGGTGTCTTCCTGACGTCCGCCATTAACATAAATGATCGATATCGGCAGTAAGTTCGCCGGAAGAAGAAAGACCAGCGCCGCAATCAGCGCTGCCCAGGTCTTTTGCAGACTGTGGCGACGGCGTTCGCGCAACGGGATGTGGCAACGCTGGCAACGGCCGCGGGCGTCCGGTTCGCCGGTATAATGGCAGCCAAGACAGACGCGTAATGTCGCTTTCGGCGTGCGGGCCGGGCGCGTTGGGTAAAACCGCTCCCACAGTTGTTCCACGTTAAGGTGAATAATGGTCAGCACGCTCAGTAGCATCAGCAGGCAATACGCCACCAGACCAATCCCCGGCTGCATATAAGCGTAATCGCTGACTTTGATCGACGCCACGCCGATACCGACGAGATAGATATCCAGCATGACCCACTCTTTGAGCCTTTCCAGCATCAACAGCACCGGGCGCAAATTCATACCGAGTTTATTGCCGAACCACATATAGGCAATTGCGGCGACCAGCGTGCCCGGCGCGCCGACGGTGCAGAAAAACACCATCGCCGCCGTGACCGGGTCCCCCTGGTTGGCCATCTGCCAGATCCCCTGCAGCAGACTCGCGTCAATGCGGGTGCCGAGCAGGATAATGCGCAGCAACGGTTCGCTATAGGCGAAGGGCATGAGGACGATCATGGTTATCGCCATCGCGGCGAGCCGGGTTAATGACCAGTCGCGTCCATCGCGGAGTTTAGCGTCGCAGCGCGGGCAATAAGCGCTTTGATAATTCTTCACAACCGGCAACATAAAAAGCGTGTCGCACTGCGGACATCGCTGATAATGTGCCTGTGGCAAAGGTTCTCCCATCGAATGAAAAGTCAGCTTTTCGCCGGGTAATACCGTTCTGGGTTTAAGTGCCATTTAATGGTCAGATTAATATTTGGGTATGTTTATATTAAATCATGAAATGATTCATCTTGAGCATAAGCGCATTTAATGCTTATTTTAACAAGCTGGATACAGAATCAGACAACTAAGTGGTTATTTAATGAACAAAGTAAACTTTTACGCGGACCTTAACCGTGATTTTCAGGCATTGATGACAGGGGAGACAAGTGTGCTGGCAACGCTTGCCAATACCAGCGCGCTGTTATTTGAACGATTAGAAGGGGTTAACTGGGCCGGGTTTTATCTGCTGGAAGGCGATACCCTGGTTCTCGGCCCGTTCCAGGGCAAAATTGCCTGCGTCCGCATTCCGGTCGGGAAGGGCGTTTGTGGTACCGCCGTTGCGACAGCCACCGTACAGCGCGTGGCCGATGTTCACGCTTTTGACGGGCATATCGCCTGTGATTCCGCCAGTAATGCAGAAATCGTATTGCCGATTACCGTTAATGGGCAAATCATTGGCGTGCTGGATATCGACAGCACCGAATTTGGCCGCTTTGAGGCTGAAGACGAACAGGGCCTGCGGGAACTGGTAGGCCACCTCGAGAAGGTGCTTGCCGGACAGATTACTCAAAATTATTTGCGACTCGTGCATGATAAGCAACGGATAACGTGGCAATTGCTGATGGCGTCATTATAATGTCGCCTGTTCATGCCTGCGCCACGTTGGCAACGTCCGTTGTAATCAGGAAATTTCATGGAAAATCAACCTAAGTTGAACAGCAGTAAAGAAGTTATTGCCTTTCTGGCCGAACGTTTTCCCCAGTGCTTCAGCGCTGAAGGTGAAGCGCGTCCGCTGAAAATCGGCATTTTTCAGGATTTGGTCGCGCGCGTAGAAGGGGAGATGAATCTCAGCAAAACCCAACTGCGTTCAGCTCTGCGTCTCTACACCTCCAGTTGGCGGTATCTGTACGGTATCAAACTTGGCGCGACCCGCGTCGATTTGGATGGCAACCCGTGCGGCGAGCTCGACGAGCAGCATGTTGAACATGCGCGTAAACAGCTTGAAGAAGCCAAAGCGCGGGTTCAGGCCCAGCGGGCGGAACAGCAGGCCAAAAAACGCGAAGCCGCGATTGCCGCAGGCGAACAGCCAGACGCCCCGCGCCGCGAGCGTAAACCGCGTCCGGCTCCGCGCCGTAGCGAAAATGCCGAGCGCAAACCGCGTCCTGCTAAACCTGCCGCGAAAGCGCCTCAGGTGGTACGTGAAGAGCGCCATACCCCGGTTTCTGACATCTCTGCACTGAATGTTGGCCAGGCGATTAAAGTCAAAGCGGGTAATAACGCGATGGATGCCACTGTACAAGAGATCACGAAAGACGGCGTCCGTGTACAGTTGACTTCTGGTATGTCGATGCTTGTACGCGCAGAACATTTATTGTTCTGATACGGAGGTCAACCCGGGCATGAACACATTTCTTAAGCTCACCGCCGTGGGCCTGCTATTTTTAGCAGGCCAGGCGGTCGCTGTTGAAGACATCACCAGTGCGTCGCAAATTCCTGTTTTGAAGGAAGAAGCGCAGCACGCGACGGTGAGCGAGCGCGTTACCTCGCGCTTTACCCGTTCTCATTACCGCCAGTTTGATCTGGATGGCGCGTTTTCCGCCAAAATTTTTGATCGTTATCTGAACCTGCTGGATTACAGCCACAACGTGCTGTTAGCCAGTGATGTTGAAGAGTACGCCAAAAAGAAAAATCAGCTGGGCGATGAACTGCGCTCCGGCAAACTGACCGTCTTTTACGATTTATATAATCTGGCGCAAAAACGCCGCTTTGAGCGTTATCAGTACGCCCTGAAAGTGCTTGAGCGCCCGATGGATTTTACCGGCAACGACACTTACGAGCTTGATCGCAGTAAAGCGCCGTGGCCGAAAACCGAAGCGGAACTTAACCAGTTATGGGACAGCAAAGTTAAGTATGACGAGCTGAGCCTGAAACTGACCGGTAAAACGGACAAAGAAATCCGGGAAACCCTCACTAAACGTTATAAATTCGCGATTCGTCGTCTCGCGCAGACCAACAGCGAAGATGTGTTCTCGCTGGCGATGACCGCTTTCGCGCACGAAATCGATCCGCATACCAATTACCTTTCGCCGCGGAATACCGAGCAGTTTAATACCGAAATGAGTCTGTCTCTGGAAGGTATCGCGCGGTATTGCAGATGGACGACGACTACACCGTGATTAACTCCATGGTGGCGGGTGGTCCGGCAGCGAAAAGTAAAGCCATTACCGTGGGCGATCGCATTGTCGGCGTAGGCCAGACCGGGCAATCCATGCAGGATGTCATCGGCTGGCGTCTCGATGATGTGGTGGCGTTGATTAAAGGTCCGAAGGGCAGCAAAGTCCGGCTGGAAATTTTACCTGCGGGCAAGGGCACCAAAACCCGTATCGTGACGCTGACCCGCGAGCGTATTCGTCTGGAAGATCGCGCGGTGAAAATGACCGTGAAGACCGTCGGCAAGCAGAAAGTCGGCGTGCTGGATATTCCTGGCTTCTACGTTGGGTTAACCGACGATGTTAAAGTCCAGTTGCAAAAGCTGGAGAAACAGAACGTTAGCGCGGTGATCATCGATCTGCGTACTAACGGCGGCGGCGCGCTTACTGAAGCGGTATCGCTCTCCGGCCTGTTTATTCCAAGTGGCCCGGTGGTGCAGGTACGTGATAACAACGGCAAGGTGCGTGAAGACAGCGACACCGACGGCGTAGTTTATTACAAAGGCCCGCTGGTGGTCATGGTCGACCGCTTTAGTGCTTCTGCGTCGGAAATATTCGCTGCGGCAATGCAGGATTATGGTCGCGCGCTGATTGTCGGCGAGCCGACGTTTGGTAAAGGCACCGTTCAGCAATTCCGTTCGCTGAACCGCATTTACGATCAGATGCTGCGCCCCGAATGGCCGGCGTTGGGTTCTGTGCAGTACACCATTCAGAAGTTCTATCGCGTGAATGGCGGCAGTACCCAGCGTAAAGGCGTGACGCCGGATATCATCATGCCGACAGGCAATGAAGAAACCGAAACGGGCGAGAAGTTTGAAGATAATGCGCTGCCCTGGGATAGCGTGGATGCTGCCACCTTCGTGAAAGCCGGCGATCTGACGCCGTTTGGCCCGCAGTTGCTTAAGGCCCACGATGAACGCATCGCGAAAGATCCGGAGTTCCAGTACATCATCAAAGACATTGCGCGTTATAACGCAATGAAGGATAAGCGTAACTTCGTCTCTTTAAACCTCGCACAGCGTGAAAAAGAGAACGATGAAGAGGACGCGACGCGTCTGGCGCGCATTAACGATCGTTATAAGCGCGAAGGCAAGCCGCCGCTCAAGAAACTGGACGACTTACCTAAGGATTATCAGGAAGCTGATCCTTATCTTGATGAAACGGTTCATATCGCGCTTGACCTGGCGAAGCTGGATAAAGCGAAAACCGCAGAACAGCCCGCAGCCAGTAAATAACCCCTCCAACAGGCACAAGACATTGTGCCTGTTTTTTTACCTGTCTCTTTTTCCCGTAAGACGAATGTGACAAAATGTAAAGATTCGTATTTCTAGTCACTTACCGCACGCCCGAACTTGAAAACAAAGCATTTAGCCATACGATGTGAGTAATCGCATAACGCGTACTGGTAAATTGAGGTTAAAAGAAAATTATGATGCGTATCGCGCTTTTCCTGTTAACTAACCTGGCGGTGATGTTGGTCTTCGGCCTGGTGCTCAGCCTGACAGGGATCCAGTCCAGCAGTGTTCAGGGCTTGATGATCATGGCGCTGTTATTTGGTTTTGGCGGTTCGTTTGTGTCGCTATTGATGTCCAAGTGGATGGCTTTACGCGCTGTGGGCGGGGAAGTTATCGAGCAGCCGCGTAACGCCACCGAACGCTGGCTGATGGATACCGTCGCGCAGCAGTCGCGCCAGGCGGGTATCGCTATGCCGCAGGTGGCGGTATATCACGCGCCGGACATTAACGCGTTTGCCACAGGCGCACGCCGCGATGCGTCGCTGGTGGCCGTCAGCACCGGGTTGTTGCAAAACATGAGCCGCGATGAAGCGGAAGCGGTGATTGCCCATGAGATAAGCCATATCGCCAATGGCGACATGGTGACCATGACGCTGATTCAGGGCGTAGTGAACACCTTTGTTATTTTCATTTCGCGCATTATTGCCCAGATCGCCTCCGGGTTTTTGTCCGGCAACCGTGACGACGGCGAGCAAAGCAATGGTAATCCGCTGATCTATTTTGCGGTCGCAACGGCGCTGGAACTGGTATTTGGTATTCTGGCAAGCATCATCACCATGTGGTTCTCCCGTTATCGTGAGTTCCATGCGGATGCAGGCTCAGCGAAACTGGTGGGCCGCGAGAAGATGATTGCTGCGCTGCAACGCCTGAAAACCAGTTACGAGCCGCAGGAAGCCAGCAGCATGATGGCGTTCTGTATCAATGGTAAGTCTAAATCGCTCAGCGAACTGTTTATGACGCACCCGCCGCTGGATAAACGTATCGAAGCCCTGCGTACCGGGCAGTATCTGAAGTAAGCGAAAGCGTTATTGTAAAAAGCGTGCCAGCGGCACGCTTTTTTTATGCTGCGGCTTTAGCCGTGATGCGCAATACGCTGACCAGCGCGGCGACCGTCGCCAGAATACCCGCTAACAGGAGCGAAGCATGTTCTCCGGCATTGCTGAAATGAGTGAACATCAATGCCACCAGCGCGGCGCCCGTGCCTTGCCCGAGCAGGCGAGCCGTGCCTAACATTCCGCTGGCACCGCCGCTACGATGCCGCGGAGCGGCGGAAACAATAGTGTGGTTATTGGGTGACTGGAATAAACCGAATCCAGCGCCACACAGTATCATGCGCCAGATAATATCCACATTGCCCGGATCCGTCGGTAACCAGGCGAGACTAAACAATCCGCAGGCCATAACTGCCAGACCCAACCCCCCTAACAAACCTGCGTGAATGCGCTCCACCAGATAGCCTGATAACGGCGCGACAACCATTGTCGCCAGCGGCCAGGGCGTTAATAAAAGCCCCGTCTGCACTTCACTTAAGCCGAGCGTGGTTTGCATAAAAAAGGGAAGTGAGACCAGCGCCAGCATTTGGGCGGTAAAAGAACACACCGAGGTGCCAATCGACAGCGAAAACAGCGGTATCTTCAATAAATCAACGGGCAGTAACGGAACCGGCAACCGCAACTGGCGATGCACAAAAATCGTACCTGTTATCGCCAGCGCCACGAGCTGGAGAGCCAAAATCCAGTCGAAACCCCCGTCGGCGTAGTTCCCCAGGGCGGTAATCAGCAGGCCAAAGGTCAGGGCGTTCATGACGGCGCTGGGAAAATCGAAGCGCTGCTGCGATTTGTGCTGATTGGGGGGCAAAAAACGAATGGCCAGCACCAGCGCGATCAAACCGAGAGGAACATTGATTAAAAATAACCAGTGCCATGTGGCAACCGACAGGATTGCCGCAGCGATGGTTGGGCCAGCAGCGGCAGAAGCCGCGACAATTAACGAGTTGATACCCATCCCGCGCCCCAGATAGCGTTGTGGGTAAATCATACGGATAAGCGCCACGTTGACGCTCATCAATGCCGCGCCACCCAGTCCCTGAAGGATGCGAAGCAGGGTTAACATCTCAAGCGAACGCGAAAACGCGCAGAGTAATGAGGCGACGACAAATACGCCCAGACCATACTGATAGACCCGGCGGTAGCCAAACATATCGCCGAGAAAGGAGAGCGTCAGTAGCGTGGCGACAATGGCGATTTGATAGGCGTTGATGATCCAGATGCTGCTGGCTGGCGTGGCATTCAGATCGTGTGCTATCGAAGGGAGCGCCACGTTAGCGATGGTGCCGTCGAGCACCGCCATCATGATGCCGATGGCGATAGTCAGGATTGCGCCGTATCGCTGGGGAACAGGTAAACCATCAGAGACCGTTTTTTCCATTTCTTTTACCGTCAAAAAATGCCAGAGACATTGATGGACCTACTTTAGCCCGAAACCGCCGTTCCGGGTTAATGTAAGTGTTGCGTCGCAGATTTATAACATCAGGTCATAGATGCATTGCGGCAGCAGGGCCAGGTACTTATAATAAAAACCGGTTCTAATTTTTATAAAACAAATGCGTTTGAGGTGATGAATGGCAATCGCAGATTTGGATAAACAGCCTGATTCTGTTTCCTCTGTGTTGAAAGTTTTCGGAATTTTGCAGGCGCTAGGCGAAGAACGCGAAATTGGCATTACCGAGTTATCGCAGCGCGTCATGATGTCAAAAAGCACGGTGTACCGCTTTTTGCAGACGATGAAATCGTTAGGATATGTCGCCCAGGAAGGGGAGTCCGAAAAGTATTCCCTCACGCTGAAATTGTTTGAGTTAGGTGCGAAAGCCTTACAGAACGTCGATCTGATCCGCAGCGCGGATATTCAGATGCGCGAACTGTCCCATCTGACAAAAGAGACTATTCACCTGGGCGCGCTGGACGAAGACAGCATTGTTTACATCCATAAGATTGATTCGATGTATAACCTGCGTATGTATTCGCGCGTCGGCCGTCGTAATCCGCTCTATAGCACAGCTATTGGCAAAGTGTTGCTGGCGTGGCGTGACCGTGATGAAGTCCGCCAGATCCTTTCAGAAGTGGAGTACAAGCAAAGCACACCGCGTACCGTGACCAGCACGGATGCGCTGATGCCGGTACTGGATAAGGTTCGTGAACAGGGCTTCGGCGAAGATAACGAAGAGCAGGAAGAAGGGCTGCGTTGTATCGCGGTGCCGGTGTTCGACCGTTTTGGCTTCGTGATCGCCGGGCTGAGTATTTCATTCCCGACGCTGCGTTTTTCTGAAGAGCGTTTGCATGAGTATGTCGCGATGCTGCACGGCGCGGCGCGGAAGATTTCCGAACAGTTAGGGTATAACGACTACCCGTTTTAAGCAGAAACCGCAGCCATGACTGCGGTTTTTTTTAGTTATCTATGACGGTTTCGCTTTTACGTAATACCGGGCATTGAGAGATACCGATCAGGCCGCTCTCGGAATGAATAAATTGCACGGTGACAATCTGGCGCGCCGTCAGATAACTGCACTGGATCCCCAGACCTGCCACATTGGTGTGACTGCCGGTTAAAATCCCATAGCCGCTGAATAACAGGGCCAGCCATACCAGCGCGGCCAGCGCGATAAGACGAAATATCCATCGCATTCTCATTTCCTCCGGGTAAACTTTCTGTGTGAACTATGACGTTTTACCACGCATCGCCCTTTGAAAATTCTTAATTAGCCTGATTATTAGTAGCGTGATGATTGGTTTAAGATCCTCGTGTTAGGCTGACAGGAAGTTGAGTCATACTGGAGCTATCAGTGAAGAAATTGAAATGGGCGCTGCTGGTCGTTGCGTTGCTGCTGTGTCTGCTGCTATGGGCGCAAACGCTGAACGCCATGTGCGATCAGGACGTTCCGTTTTTCAGCGGAATTTGCATCATCAACAAATACATTCCCTGGTGAATGAATTTTTGCTTTGTCGATGTGCTTGATGTCGTCCGGTGCTACACTACTGCGCTTTAGTGAGGTGGTTTATGAATGACATGATTAATTCAGGTGCATTGAATATCGCATCTTTGGCTGTTTCTTTAGTAATTCTGGTGGTGGGGCTGATCGCCTGGTTTTTTGTTAATCGTGCAAGCGTAAAAGCCAATGAGCAGATTGCCCTGCTTGAAGCCTTGCTCGATCAGCAAAAGCGCCAGACGGTATTGTTGCGCAGAATTTGCGAAGCGAATGAGCCGGAACCTGAGACTGCTGAGGCACCGGTTGAAAAAACGCAGGATGACGATGGTTTTATTCGTCTGGTTGCTGAACGTTAAACGGTTTCGCAAAGGCTGAGAGGCACCTCAGGTGGCCTGGTCAAATCCCTGGTACGATCCTACAAAACCGCATCATCTCAAAGGCGGGTTTCGTAATCTGTACCCGTCAGGGCCAGGCCCTGGAGATTATCAACGCTGGCAGCAGGCGCGCAAAGCTAATGGTTATCCCCACGCGCCAAAACAGGGCTATCCGGGGTTTATTCAGCAATGGTGGCAACCCGCCGATTTTCACGCGGCGGGCGAGGGCGTCTGGTGGTTAGGCCATGCCTCGCTATTGTTCGCTTTACAGGGCCAGTTTATTCTTACCGACCCGATATTTTCTCAACGCGCGTCACCCTTAACCTTTTACGGCCCTCAACGCAAAACACCCTTACCCTTTGCGCCCTCTGATTTTCCGCAGCTGGATGCGGTACTGATTTCCCATAACCATTATGACCATCTGGATCGCGCCACGATCCGGTTCCTGCGTCGACATTCGCCTGAAGCCACCTATTTTGTGCCGCTGGGACTGAAAGCGTGGTTACGTCGCCAGGGAATTACGCGCATTGTCGAACTGGACTGGTGGCAAGCCTGGACGCATGGCGGACTGGTGTATACGGCCGTTCCGGCGCAGCACTGGAGCATGAGAACGCCGTGGGATAGAAACCGGTCGCTGTGGTGCGGCTGGACCATCGAATCTTCCCATTTTCGCGCATGGTTTTGCGGCGACAGTGGTTACCATCCTTTTCTTCACGACGTAAAAGACCGGCTCGGGCCGATAGATTTCGCCGCTATACCCATCGGCGCTTACGCACCGCGATGGTTCATGGCAGCAAATCATATGGATCCGTCAGATGCGGTGACGTTATGGCAGTCGCTCGATCGCCCCCTTGCCATTCCCATCCACTGGGGTGTATTCGAACTGGCGGATGAATCGCTGGACGCACCGCCAGAAGAGTTACTTAGGGCATTAGAGAGTGCGCATGAACTAACACCCCGATTTAAGCCCATCAAAATCGGTCAATATTTATCCTTTAGCAAAGCGTGATATAAGCTTTAATTATTATGTTATTACCTGTCTGAAAATATATCTTTCTTAAACCACCGAAATAAAGGGAGAGGAGTTCACCTGTTCTGTCATTATCTTGTCATTATTTTGGTGCAATTATTTAACCTTATTCAGGGAAACTAAATGAATTGTCAATACCAGTAATGTTGTGATGATTCCCGCAAAATAAGTAAGGATGCGCTGTATATGCAAAATATTTGGCTTTTCATCGCAATATGACGTTTTTGAGCGCTTTTTTTTGCGCGTTACGTGGACGACTTTCCAGGTTTAGGCTATGTTGAAAAGGTTGTCAGATTGCTGCGTGGTTGCCGAAGGACCTTAGTGCTCAAGGCTTATCATATCAGCGTGTTACGCGTTGCCTCTGGGGTAGGGCGTAGTCACTTATTGATTTGTGCGGCAGATCGATACACGTTCAAAAATGGCTTGCCATTATATACGTTGTATGTGATAACATTTTTTGGGTCAAACGAGGTATAGTTCTGTTTATGTGTGGCATTTTCAGTAAAGAAGTCCTGAGTAAACACGTTGTCGTTGAATACTGCTTCTCTGCCGAACCTTTTATTAGTGCCTCATGCAGTAATGTCTCAGTTTTCACTCAATGAAGCCTGCGGGCGAAGAATACAATTTAAGGAATTTGCAAAATGGCAAAGATCAAAGGTCAAGTTAAGTGGTTCAACGAGTCTAAAGGTTTTGGTTTCATTACTCCGGCAGACGGCAGCAAAGATGTATTCGTACACTTCTCTGCAATCCAGGGTAACGGCTTCAAAACTCTGGCCGAAGGCCAGAACGTAGAGTTCGAAATTCAGGACGGCCAGAAAGGCCCGGCAGCAGTTAACGTAACTGCTATCTGATCGAATTTCTGAGGCGGTGCTTATGGCATCGTTTTCGTGAAAAAGCCCCGCAATGCGGGGCTTTTTTATTGCCGCAATCTTATCGGGGCCTCCGAATCAGGCTACACTTGCGCCCTTTAGGCTATTCGGAGTTTCCATGTTCACTTGTCCTCTTTGTCATTCCCCGCTGAGCGAAAACAGTAAAAGCTACGCATGTCCGCAGGGGCATCAGTTCGATAAAGCAAAAGAAGGGTATGTGAATTTGCTGCCGGTGCAGTTTAAGCATTCAAAGCAGCCGGGTGACAATAGCGAAATGATGCAGGCGCGCCGGGCATTCCTGGATGCCGGGCATTATCAGCCTCTGCGCGATCGGGTCGCCGGATTGCTTGAACAGCGATTGATGCCACAATCG includes:
- the kdgR gene encoding IclR-family transcriptional regulator encodes the protein MAIADLDKQPDSVSSVLKVFGILQALGEEREIGITELSQRVMMSKSTVYRFLQTMKSLGYVAQEGESEKYSLTLKLFELGAKALQNVDLIRSADIQMRELSHLTKETIHLGALDEDSIVYIHKIDSMYNLRMYSRVGRRNPLYSTAIGKVLLAWRDRDEVRQILSEVEYKQSTPRTVTSTDALMPVLDKVREQGFGEDNEEQEEGLRCIAVPVFDRFGFVIAGLSISFPTLRFSEERLHEYVAMLHGAARKISEQLGYNDYPF
- the yobH gene encoding protein, whose protein sequence is MRWIFRLIALAALVWLALLFSGYGILTGSHTNVAGLGIQCSYLTARQIVTVQFIHSESGLIGISQCPVLRKSETVIDN
- the msrC gene encoding putative signal transduction protein, with protein sequence MNKVNFYADLNRDFQALMTGETSVLATLANTSALLFERLEGVNWAGFYLLEGDTLVLGPFQGKIACVRIPVGKGVCGTAVATATVQRVADVHAFDGHIACDSASNAEIVLPITVNGQIIGVLDIDSTEFGRFEAEDEQGLRELVGHLEKVLAGQITQNYLRLVHDKQRITWQLLMASL
- the htpX gene encoding M48B family peptidase — encoded protein: MMRIALFLLTNLAVMLVFGLVLSLTGIQSSSVQGLMIMALLFGFGGSFVSLLMSKWMALRAVGGEVIEQPRNATERWLMDTVAQQSRQAGIAMPQVAVYHAPDINAFATGARRDASLVAVSTGLLQNMSRDEAEAVIAHEISHIANGDMVTMTLIQGVVNTFVIFISRIIAQIASGFLSGNRDDGEQSNGNPLIYFAVATALELVFGILASIITMWFSRYREFHADAGSAKLVGREKMIAALQRLKTSYEPQEASSMMAFCINGKSKSLSELFMTHPPLDKRIEALRTGQYLK
- the prc_2 gene encoding tail-specific protease; the protein is MDDDYTVINSMVAGGPAAKSKAITVGDRIVGVGQTGQSMQDVIGWRLDDVVALIKGPKGSKVRLEILPAGKGTKTRIVTLTRERIRLEDRAVKMTVKTVGKQKVGVLDIPGFYVGLTDDVKVQLQKLEKQNVSAVIIDLRTNGGGALTEAVSLSGLFIPSGPVVQVRDNNGKVREDSDTDGVVYYKGPLVVMVDRFSASASEIFAAAMQDYGRALIVGEPTFGKGTVQQFRSLNRIYDQMLRPEWPALGSVQYTIQKFYRVNGGSTQRKGVTPDIIMPTGNEETETGEKFEDNALPWDSVDAATFVKAGDLTPFGPQLLKAHDERIAKDPEFQYIIKDIARYNAMKDKRNFVSLNLAQREKENDEEDATRLARINDRYKREGKPPLKKLDDLPKDYQEADPYLDETVHIALDLAKLDKAKTAEQPAASK
- the yebS gene encoding inner membrane protein; the encoded protein is MPQAHYQRCPQCDTLFMLPVVKNYQSAYCPRCDAKLRDGRDWSLTRLAAMAITMIVLMPFAYSEPLLRIILLGTRIDASLLQGIWQMANQGDPVTAAMVFFCTVGAPGTLVAAIAYMWFGNKLGMNLRPVLLMLERLKEWVMLDIYLVGIGVASIKVSDYAYMQPGIGLVAYCLLMLLSVLTIIHLNVEQLWERFYPTRPARTPKATLRVCLGCHYTGEPDARGRCQRCHIPLRERRRHSLQKTWAALIAALVFLLPANLLPISIIYVNGGRQEDTILSGIVSLANSNIAVAAVVFIASIVVPFVKVLVLLTLLISIHFKCEQGLRTRILLLRFVTWIGRWSMLDLFVIALTMSLVNRDQLLAFTMGPAAFYFGAAVILTILAVEWLDSRLLWDAHESGNARFDD
- the prc_1 gene encoding tail-specific protease, whose amino-acid sequence is MNTFLKLTAVGLLFLAGQAVAVEDITSASQIPVLKEEAQHATVSERVTSRFTRSHYRQFDLDGAFSAKIFDRYLNLLDYSHNVLLASDVEEYAKKKNQLGDELRSGKLTVFYDLYNLAQKRRFERYQYALKVLERPMDFTGNDTYELDRSKAPWPKTEAELNQLWDSKVKYDELSLKLTGKTDKEIRETLTKRYKFAIRRLAQTNSEDVFSLAMTAFAHEIDPHTNYLSPRNTEQFNTEMSLSLEGIARYCRWTTTTP
- the mgrB gene encoding Protein mgrB-like protein precursor: MKKLKWALLVVALLLCLLLWAQTLNAMCDQDVPFFSGICIINKYIPW
- the yebQ gene encoding transporter; amino-acid sequence: MEKTVSDGLPVPQRYGAILTIAIGIMMAVLDGTIANVALPSIAHDLNATPASSIWIINAYQIAIVATLLTLSFLGDMFGYRRVYQYGLGVFVVASLLCAFSRSLEMLTLLRILQGLGGAALMSVNVALIRMIYPQRYLGRGMGINSLIVAASAAAGPTIAAAILSVATWHWLFLINVPLGLIALVLAIRFLPPNQHKSQQRFDFPSAVMNALTFGLLITALGNYADGGFDWILALQLVALAITGTIFVHRQLRLPVPLLPVDLLKIPLFSLSIGTSVCSFTAQMLALVSLPFFMQTTLGLSEVQTGLLLTPWPLATMVVAPLSGYLVERIHAGLLGGLGLAVMACGLFSLAWLPTDPGNVDIIWRMILCGAGFGLFQSPNNHTIVSAAPRHRSGGASGMLGTARLLGQGTGAALVALMFTHFSNAGEHASLLLAGILATVAALVSVLRITAKAAA
- the yebO gene encoding protein, which codes for MNDMINSGALNIASLAVSLVILVVGLIAWFFVNRASVKANEQIALLEALLDQQKRQTVLLRRICEANEPEPETAEAPVEKTQDDDGFIRLVAER
- the proQ gene encoding ProQ activator of osmoprotectant transporter ProP, which encodes MENQPKLNSSKEVIAFLAERFPQCFSAEGEARPLKIGIFQDLVARVEGEMNLSKTQLRSALRLYTSSWRYLYGIKLGATRVDLDGNPCGELDEQHVEHARKQLEEAKARVQAQRAEQQAKKREAAIAAGEQPDAPRRERKPRPAPRRSENAERKPRPAKPAAKAPQVVREERHTPVSDISALNVGQAIKVKAGNNAMDATVQEITKDGVRVQLTSGMSMLVRAEHLLF